The DNA segment AGGTCTGGTTCCTGCCGCCCGTCTGCATGGCCCACTGCATCCGCCTGGCGCTCATCCGCTTCCACGTCAAGGTGAGGCCGGGGATCCGGGCGGGCCGGGGACCGGGGCCGCGCCGCACCCCTATCCCCCTTCCCAGGGCGCAGAATGTCGCCCGGCCGTGGCGGCGCTGGGGGCAGCGAGTTCCCCCAGCCCTTGCCCGGGATAGCCTGGCCGGGCCGGGCTGCAAGATGGATGGCCGCGGGTGCAGGCCGCGCGCTGCCCAAGCCCGTCTCCAGCTGTCCCTGTTCGGGGTCCGCGGCCGCGTGGGGACACTTGAGGGCTGGGAGAGAGCCCCGGACCAGAATTCGGAGGCGACAGTGTCATCATCCCCAATATCCTTAGTTTTTCCCATCCTATTTGAGGCGGGCAGGCTATCACTCACCTTCAACTTTGACAAAATACTCCCTTTTCTAATTTAGCCTGTTCTTTCCCAGCAACAGGTTCATCTTGGAAGCAGGCAGGATACAGAGTAATAGAGGGGGTTTCGCCAGAGCCCTTGGGGGCTGCAAATATCAGTGCTGCTGCCGCCGCCCTTGCCAATGTTGTTAGCCCGGTGACAGCGAGACGTGTCTAAGGGCCAGTGCCCTGGCCTCTACTTCAGAACGCAGTGCCCTGTCCGTGTTCCTCTTAGTACAGGGTGTTTAGAGAATCTTTCTATGGCTTTTTGTGTTAGATTTCAAAGACCCGTGCACTTTGACAGGATGGGATTTTGTCAGTTCTGTGACTTCACGTCCGTGTGAAAGAGGTCTTTAAGGCAGTTCGGTTTTGTAGATCCCATGCGAAAGGAGTCGCTCAAAATCAGGGGGCGAACTACGCGGGCGTGAACTCGCAGGATTTATTTTTCGGGTGCACAGTAAGTATTCAGTGACCTTCAGCGGTGCCCTGACGGGTGGGTAATCAGAGCTCTATATCACCGGCCTCCTCTGGCCCTTTGGCAGAGGGCTTCGCAGCTGGCACTGGGCCAGAGGAGAACTTCAGGACCCAGCAGTGACTGTGAAGATAAGCACATCCATGATCCTGGACTTCACGTTCTGATTGCTTGCTTTTTTCATTGGTTTTCTTGAAAACAAATTTTGGGGGCCTTTTTGTTGTCTTAGCTCTTGACACTCGGTCTTCCATCTTGTCATTTGACATTTCCTTGAAACTGCTGGAGCTGAAAGTTTGTGAAATTCTGTCTTCGCGGTTGCCCCCACTGCCCGCGAGGAGATGGTGGTAGTTAAGCCTAAAATGATAGCGGAAGTCCCACCCACGATCCGGTTGCAATTGGTGAGATGGTGTTTAAGTCGTGGGTGGAGGCGGCCGGCAGAGTCCCGATTGGCCCCTGCGCCTGGCAGACACACAGCTGCCATTCCTCAGGGAAGTTCGGGTGAGAGGAAGTGCCTGCCTTTTAATTTCTGAATCGGAGCCTGGGGCGCTCAGGGAAGTAAGGTGCTGCCATTTGTCTGAAGCGATCCATCTCCCTAATAGAGCGTAAAAGTGTTCATAGTTTAGTCTTGTTCAGAGATGGAAAAGACTACTTAAAAGACAGGATGAGCTGCACTGACTTGCCTTTGGTAACCGCACAGCTCTCTACTTAACTAGTCAAGCGACTTTCAAGGGAACACTGTGAATATTACTTAGGATTAGAATCAGTATGTATGCATATGGTCACTGTATCTTTAAAGAACTGTTGAGTTCTTTTTAAttctacagtttctttatctttgcACCCCTTTGAATGCCTCGCAcacctagtaggtgctcagaaTTCAGACCAATGTGTCAGTGTTAGGAAACTAGATTTAAGCTCCATTTAAGATCGTCTTTTTCACTTAGGTTTCTGGACACGGGATAATGGGATAATTTTGTCTGTATTTTGCTTTTGCTAAGCTTTTAATTATTGACCTAGGGTCATATTATAGTGCGAATTGCACAAAATGAATATTGTAATAACTCAATTACTTGGTGGTCTCTTAGCTGGCAACCTTACCTTTTTGAAAAGTGCCTAAGAGATTTAGCTACTAGAAATTTCTCAGCAACCAAGCAAGATGTCAGGAAGTTTGGGTACAGTGATGTGGGGGGTTGGCGGGTGTAGGGGGGTGCTTTTGCTTTCCTCACTGAAGAATCCTTTAAGCTCTCTCACTCATGGACTGGCCTCTTTTCATATGTAATTCTAACAAGCTTGGTTATCTATTTTCTAAACTCAGCTTGAGAAGAGGATGAAGAGGAGAGTCTGCCAGAGGCAGGAGCACCATTAATAGCAAGAAGTGACAAGAGAgatttaaaaagctataaaaagcAAACATAATTCTGGGGctattttaagaaaaggaaaacaacccTATGTACTTCCTTGGTCCCTGAGGGTAGTACAATGTTTATTCTATAAGGATGATTTTGagtcataaaaattaatattcagcATTCTCTGTTTAAGGGATTGAAACAGTGTATACCATTTAATAAAAGATACCCATAAAGT comes from the Homo sapiens chromosome 9, GRCh38.p14 Primary Assembly genome and includes:
- the FAM120AOS gene encoding uncharacterized protein FAM120AOS isoform 1 (isoform 1 is encoded by transcript variant 1), with the protein product MGKTKDIGDDDTVASEFWSGALSQPSSVPTRPRTPNRDSWRRAWAARGLHPRPSILQPGPARLSRARAGGTRCPQRRHGRATFCALGRGIGVRRGPGPRPARIPGLTLTWKRMSARRMQWAMQTGGRNQTFGGGVPLFWTWLTICCAVWRSLPCRLTHSCSRAFSSAPLKKTKSSMLPPKQALASAARNLCRGAGCNRQAVAGQLLPSTWSLHAHGLAKEAPILPVKKISRSCSVNNKVSKKTTKPPTLRSFLSPI